The genomic segment TTGCTTGTAGAAGTATCAGTCACAATCTAAGTATGTTGACCCGTCCACCAATAAGTGGATTTGGATATGTAATGAACTTTAAATATGTCTAAAtggatacccaattaaatttatttaattagCAGGTAGTGGGTTGACTTGACTcgtttatttatatttatttaaaaataattatgcatTTAAACTCAAATTTTAGTGGGTGTTAAGTAAATAAGTATGCATTTTGTACTGATCTGATAACAATAGAATATCGTTATTTCTTGTCAAATAACATGTGAAAAAACAGTAAAATTTCAAGtgaattataaatgaataattgGGTATATCCAATACTCATTCATTAAATGAGTATAAACAAATTGAttcattttgacctgtttattaaatggatataaatggattGACACAAATATGATTTGCCCAAATCCATCGAGTTactcattttgacacctctagttgCATGATGTCAATATTTTCTTGCTTTAGAGAACAAAAATTTATCTTAAAAGTTGTTGATTGTTCAAATCAATCCTTCTAAAGGATGGATTTTTAACTTTGTACAATCTAACTTTATAGCACATTTTAAAGATAAAATTATTTCATACGCCAACTTTAACTTTGCAGAATTCGTCcagactttaaaaaaaaaaaaaaaaaggggggggggcaCCCTTCCCAATATTGAATAGTTTATTGAGAGCTTGTTAtaataacaaaaaagaaatagaataacTGAAATTCCTTTACTTCATAATGATGCGACCTAGTGCCGTTTTATTTTGGTTGAAGCTTGGTATCTAGCGTATAAATAATTTGGGCCTTTGTAGTGAAGATCTTCCCCGAAAAGCTATGTCCAAGTGAGCGATGCCAAGGCACGAGCTCAGCAGTTGAAATTTTCTTCCTAACTTAAGTCGCACAAACAATTCAATGATTCATTTGTTCTCCAAAAGAGATTGCGCGAATATAACCAAAAATTTTGTCGCCATTGTGGCCCCCTAATCTACgaaccatttttcattcaaaaaaattaacttattagaaaaaggaaaaggttgACAAATTTTCAAACTCAAATAATGAAGACAATATACGAACGTGCTCTCAGATTACTTCGATAATTTAATCAAAATGAATactagttttcttttttccttttttttttttgggttaaaaagTAGCCCCACGAATACCATCCAGTTCTTTAATTTCTTAATTTTGTTGCTCTGAATATCAGTTTTCATCAATTTAAAGAACTGATGTTTCTTGACAAAGAGAAGATAGCGATGTTGCATTTGAATGATATATGATAATTAAGCCCATAAGTTCTTTCTGATCATTTTGCTTATTGAACTAATTTTTAGCTAGTGAGTCAAAGTTAGACGAGGAAGGCCAACTATTTGAAGATTAGTGGCGTTTATGGATCACATACGAGTCTCTAAGGTGCAAAAATGATTGACTCATGCAGAAAATGTAGTTTCAAATTTTCTGAAATGTACCAAATATTCCATCATTACCGTGGAAGATATTTAACTATTTGAAATTTTAGAACTCGATCATGCAGTTAAATAGTTTCCTGGGAATGATTTATTTTATCCGTTTATATATCTGGGAATCCAGCAATCAAAGAACTGTACGTAAGGAATTATAGTTTGGCATGCTATTGTTGGTATCGTATGTGCATGAAAATACACAAACCAAAGCAAAAAAGACAATGTGGTATAAGGTAAGGGGGTCCTAAAATCAGTATAAAGCAATGTCTTCCCTCCATGTCACGTTCGAACCAgctcacctctctctctctctagcttCGAGAAAGGAACCGAATCGCTCCAATCTATAAAGAAAACCAACCATCCGTATCCCTTGCAGtaaaaccccccccccccccccaccccccggCCTGGTCTAGCAGCTAAGACATCACTTTTAGTCTTAGCAAATCATCCTATTCTTTGTCTTTCTCGTTTGCTCTCCACCTCAAAATTTTATTACTCTCATTTATATGCTCCAAAGGTACAACACTTACGTTTGTTGCCAATCCTGTTTTGTTCCGTCCTTCATCTATATTCTTGATCAGGAAAAAATTCTTGATCACGGAAAAAGGTGCAGCAGCGTTCCCTTTCAATCTTGAAGTTGATATATATTTAGAgccaaagaaatgaattgcGGCAGAAGTGGCAGGTGGTGCTCAGAGGTTTTGTTTCGAAGACTTCTGCTGGTAGGACTCATTTGGTTCTTGTGGGTAGGCATCTTAGAGAATGAAGCAGCAACGCTAAATTCTGAGGTAGCAGGTGGAAGTTGGAAGCATATGGAACTGATAGGAAAGAGGCTTCTTAATGCTCATAAACATTTGGAAATTAACTTTGTCAGCAAAAGAAGAGTTCCAAATGGACCAGACCCCATCCACAACAGGTTAATTGCACTTGTTGAGTTTACTTACTCTGATTGTATTCTCGTGATCTGCATGCTTTCAATATTTGTCTCTTGATATTTTTCGCCGCCATGCTGATTTAATTAAGTAATAGTGGTGTATGAAAATTAGAGTATAATTCTGGTGTGATTATACTGACTTCTGTGATaagtatttgatttaatttagtCGTTCTTGAATATcaccattaaaaaaaattcttttctttctctaaatTATAGAGCGAAACTTAAACATCCATAACCTAGTTCATCAAGAATTAAAAAGCTCTTTGTTCCTattcttcatcattttctaGTCATGTGAAAGCCGATGCTATATACAACAAACAGATGGATTACACCTATATCATTAGTCAATGATTATATAAAGTCATATCCACTGTAGCCCAACTTTGGCCGATCACCACCGAATTAGATTAGAGAATATTAGCTTATACTCTATTTTACAAGTTCCCCGACCATCTTTGATCATGTAGGGACGAAGCATGTCAAACGGATATGTAGTGTTTTTCCCTACTTTACAACATAATCTTTGACCATAATTCATACTTTCTTCAATTATGTTAAAGccccatgaaaaaaaaaatgaagaaaagtatTGGCTAAGAGGCTCTCTCTTAATCCATGTGTTTAagctacatatatatatattcatgttgTTCTCTCCACTTACGAGGCCTTTAAGTTAACCTTTTGATGTtgtcctcttttctttctctttttcttcttttcccttccTTTCGTCCTTTATCCTCACACCTAAGCACCCTAATTTAATCAGAAATATATCTATCATTGATAAATTGGGGCTGCAGTTTTTGGTCAGGCATCTTCTTTACCAAAAGTGAATAATCGTACTTCTAGATTTCAAAAACACAAACTAGCCACTGGAGATAGTCTTTACCAAAAAATAATAGGACAGAAGCTTGATCATGCAATAGAAATAAGTTCCCGCTTTATAATTATTGGCACTGAATCAAACTTGCTTCATTCTCAACAGAAGGGCTGGCAACTCTCACCGGCCACCAGGTCGAGCATAGGAGACTCCAAGAGAAGCTACGATTTAACGCAGAGGAGACTGCAGGCCATCATTTGCTTTCTTGTATGTACTTCTTGGAAATGTGACCATGTCTTATTGACAGCGTTTGAGAAATCCCAGATTGTTTAGATTTTTTACTGACTTGATCAATTTGCTAGGTTCGTGGGAGTTAATGGACTCTTGGGGATGTGTTTTTagacaaggaaagaaaatgttGTCAAAAAAACAGACGAGCTAACTGTTGTAGGAATgtagaatctttttttttttttttccctttctaaaTGTGTTTTGGACAAGTGTACAACTAGTTGTTCTAGAGAAGAGAGACGGAGTCTTGAGAGTCGAGATCAGGCAGTCGAAATTTTGGAAGTGGAAGAACAAGTTTGATGGATACTAGCTCTCATTTACAAAAGTTGATGGAACATAAAAAATTAAGCAACCAGAAAAGTTTTTAGCAGCCATGCATGCATGCACACTAGGGAGAATCTCTATCTGTCTGATCAATCAGCTatgcttttaattttgttttaaagttaTTTCACGTACTcttcttttaaatatttatccAACTTCTTAATAGGTATGTGTtccaaaacaaaagcaaatcCACCATTTAAAGGTGTTTGCACctgtaaaaaagaagaaaaaggtgaaaGCATCTCGTGTTAGTCTTTATCACTGGATTCTTTGGTACTGTAATGTGTATGGTGTATACACTGTTTTGGACTGTGACCTATTCAAACTTACAAAGCTATGCCAGACTCTGCAGTCTCGTGGCTTGGAAAAAGGGCGGCCAAAATTAAGTCGAAACtaaaaaattccattaattcCTTCGGAATGTGAAGTGATGGATGGAACTCCGAATGCATCACTAGTTATGctttttatttctcttttccttttggtttttACTTAGAAGCAAGCAAGACTTGGTCTAAAGTTATTGAGACTCAACAAGTGGGACAATTTACCggaaagggataaaagaaaaagagattcaGAGGACAGGATCTTTAGTTGCATGCATGAAAGGGAGGCCTCATTGTCCCTGAATGAAACTTCGAATACTGATTTCGTCTTCTAGTTTGTCGTAGCAGGCTTTTGTTTTCCACAAGAAGTAAATTAAAGCTTAATCATATATCAACGAAGAAAGCACAGAGGATCCCTCTGCTGGAATTAGATCTATACTTGGCGCTGATGTGATGGAGATCACTACCCCCCCTCGTTTTGTGGCGTCCTCGAGTCTGTAAACGACTCAACTCTCCCTTGTaccccaaaaaaagaagaagaagaagatggaagTATAGCTTTGTAATCACCTCCTTGAATGGTCCTATTGCTGTTGTCTGTTGTGAATGGTCCTTTTATGATGCTTGCAAATTCCAGAGTCTAAAATTATGAAGAGCGAAAGAGTAAGATCAGTGATCTATGTTGAATATGGTAAAACTGCCCTCAGTGTCAAAAGTTTTTGTACTGCTATATATATCTTCCTATAGTATATAGTTTATACACAAATTAATCAAGTGACAGAAATCTTGAGGATTAATTCACAACACAAGAAGAATATATGAGCAGGTAATTTTAAAATAGCGGCCAAAAGTGACTACTGACTGAAGTAACAGTCAGGTTGGAATCAAACTCCACCACCTATTTTATAAGTAGAATTTCCAACTCCGCCATTGACTACTTCCTGTTGTTCAGATGAACATATGTTTTATGACTGAAATGTGATTCAACAGTAGCAAAATCTAACAGCCAACTTTGAAGTCAACTTGGAGTGCAAATTGAAAAAGTCTACAAGGAAAGAACTAAATGGATTTCattatttccaaaaaaaaaaaaatggtttggaAATCTCCCTCGCAAATGGTACTAgattaattttgatttattttcgaAAAAAATTTGTGTCACACTTACATAAACGTTGTTTTAGCCACGTAATCCTCCTCGTGGATGAGGCTCCTCTCCTCCTTGGTATGATTTTAAGTGAAATTTTTATAGGATTAACTTTTTATACATGATAgtatagtgatttttttttacactTACAGCTTTGTATATATGCCATATGTGTATGacttgagtttcaaatttaaattcatagTACGTGGTATTGTTCTAAATTCGTTGCATGAAACAtatccaaaatttgaatttcaaattcaacttTACAATAGTTACTATAGTTATCATTCAATTCGAAATTGACAAAATacacactgtcagtgtataaaaaattaattttttttgtaaacacaaataattttggacaaatggtgtttggattgtaaatttttttaaataatattttacttgtatcaaaaacacattttttatattcttaaccacttttttatctcacatacatcatatcacatcacaaaaaatattataataattaattcaaataatatttcaaataatactcaatccaaacaaaaatttgGGCCGTAACAAATTTGAAGATTTGATCCATCTTGGCTCCTTGTACTTAAACACTTCCACAGTGGGCTCCACTTCTCCAGGCGCCTAAAATCAAAATGGATTCATAATTCATTCTGGCCCAATTAATCACATTTCACTATCTTGCGCCTCACGCGTACGCTCGTAGTCTTAGAACGCAGCTTCAGTGACACGTGTCCCCAGCATTTTATTTTGACCCGGCGGAGCCACCGGAGCGAGAAATTTCGTTAAACAATTTTGACGCCACAACAAAGCAAaaacattattaatttattaacAAATAACATGCAAATTCATGCTGGAAACTTCAAAAATACTACAATGCTCCCTCATATTCTGTAAAAACCTATTTTGCTACCTGTTGCTTGAAACGAGACAGATTGaaccttaatttttttttttggttggtgaCAAATACACTTGGTTAGATTTGATAGTTGATACTGATGTTTGGTCATCTTTTAAACACCCAAATGCCAAGTCTTTGATTCTTGTTATAAAACTGAAATTACGGCTGCTTTGTTTTAAAATAGGAATTATGTGCAAAGAATCATTTGTGTTTTTTGGGGCTGTGTTTGgccattttattaaataaaaagattgtatataatatatttaattttatttcaaaagggAAGTAGTATGTTAGACATTTTTCATTCCAAATTATTTGTATATAGAAAAGTTATAATATGGTGTTAGAAATAATGGGGCAAAAAAGTGATTTACTACCAAAAATTTGCTTGATTTGGACTTTAAAGGACTGAATGCAGGTTAAATCAAAATGCGAAGGACTGTTttagcaaaattgtcaaatttcatttacatttgcatttcatttgggCTCATTAGAGTTTCATTTCACATTccaccatttcttctctctctctctctctctctctcttctcccaCACCATCATCACATATACAGATAATACACAAAGATACATACAGCTCGAtagatttaaaaatatatgttcTAATAAAATATagatacacacatatatataatcCTAGGCCAATATATTGGAAGAATTTTCTCTCTGCATTTTCGGGagagaaatttcagaaaacagaaaatgatttggaaaattgagaaattggagccctagttttttttttttttggtcatttcCTCTGCCAATCGAATTTGTAAGTGAATTCTGGTCGACAATTAATCGgtaatttcttttgtttatttggtgGCCTATACCATCGTTTAGCTAATTGTAATTCGCGTCGATCGACAAAGAAAACCTAGATCGgagaaaacaaagggaaaagaaaggaaaaaagagtgGGGAAAAATGCCGTCGCATGCGGATCTGGACAGGCAGATAGAGCAATTGATGGAGTGCAAGCCGCTGACTGAGGCGGAGGTGAAGACGCTCTGCGATCAGGCGAGGGCGATTCTAGTGGAAGAATGGAATGTGCAGCCGGTAAAATGTCCGGTGACGGTCTGCGGCGATATTCACGGCCAGTTCTACGATCTCATCGAACTTTTCCGGATAGGAGGAAATGCTCCCGACACAAATTACCTATTCATGGGCGATTACGTTGGTAAGCAATTCATTTCCGGTTTAGGAAATTTATTAAAGTTAGGgatttctttgatttcactgtACATATAAAGGTCGAATAGTTGGTGATCTATGATTATCTAttagttttcttggtttttatgggtttttttttatatgtttGCTTTATATGTGATCAAGGGATGTGTTTGCTTTTAAAAGAAGTGGCATATTCAAAGATGTCTATATTGTTTTGGATGGGTGTTTATAAATTATTGAATATTTCAGTTTAGGTAGATCTATGATTTGCTCTACGAAGGAATTTCTGTGGTATAAGGAGCTGAAGCCATTATGAGGGGTTCATTCCAAAATAACTTTTCTAggttttgaaaataaatttcTTTGACTATGGATTTTGCTTCGCATTTATGGAAATTTGTATCCCTTGTTCGAGTGGCATTATTCATGTCAGTTGTTTGTAGTGGTTGATTACTGCTTATTGGAATTGTATTGCACGATATACAAGGTCTGAACAAAGGAACCAAATAAATGAAGAGACTATTTGGCTGACGTTTTCAATTTCCTCTGGAAGTTTTGGCGAAAAAAGGGGCTTGACATGGTGGCATGTAGTTGCACTGCTCAGCTGCCAAGTATTTTTTGGTATTTGACTTGTAATAGGCAGCAATGAGTGGATTGTTATGGGTTAATTTGGATTTGACATCACCAGCAAGCAACTTAAAGAAATGTAGGTGAAGAAGAATTATTGGATCCACGACTTGAAAGTTTGATGACTTGTGAAGAAAGGTGAAGTTGCTGTGTTAGTAAACGGATTTGCGCTTTAACATGTTTGATCTGAGCTGCTAATTGATTTGGAGAGTTTGTTAGAAGAGTTGCTGGGAATGTCATTAGTCACTGTAATCTACTGGACTTTTACTTGCTTCACCTGATAGAAGCATGATTGAGCTTTAGTGTCATAAAGCAAAGGCTTGCTTTGAGTTCGATGCATATGAGATTTGTTCACAGACAGTCTATTTGCTGACTAACTGCAATTACATGTTGAGGCATTGTTGATTAGATTGTTAAACTTTTCTATTCATGTTGCCAATGCTTCTCATATTTGTAATTCCTTGGAAGTTGGCTATGTTGGCTATTGTGGGATGATTTGCATATGTAAAGAACCTTAAGCTTCATGCTGTTCTGTTTGTTGgctattcatttattatatgTTATTGCTGTAAACTATTTGCATATTATTTCCAATTCCATCTGTTAACCAGTCTAATTTCAGTAGTGAATGGTAATCAGTGgtgttccttttcctttttgtttagtAGTAATCAGTCTTTGGGAGTATTTGGAAAGTGGAAGCATTGTTAGTTTGAAGAAAATGGATACTTAATTACCATAGGTGAATTCAAGATTTATTATGGTGCTTAAATGAATTCTGCAGATTTTGGGAATATGGATTACCAGTTGTACGTAATGCTCAGAAGTATTTGTTAGCATTTAAACATCCTGATAGTTCTGCAATTTAATGTTGATTTTCTTCAAACATTGAAAAGATGGGGAAACTGCTTAGTGTTATTAGATTATTGCCAAATAGATGGAAGAAACATGAAAGATAATTTATCTCTGGTTTTGAGGTGTCGCGCTCCTGTCATGATGGGAACTTTTCTGGCTGCTACTAGTCATTACTTCTATTTTGCCGTTGTAATTTTGAGCCTTCTAAACAGATGGTTAATTGGTCTTATCTGCTTCTTGTCATTGAATACCTTCTATTTTTAGTTCGTATCTGCATTAGTAGAGATGATATTCATGTTTTCCTGTATAATATATCTCTTTCCATCTTAGAAATTTTATGGCTTGATAACCATGCTCTAGACATGTTTTCCACCATTGATGCCTTTCTAATTGGATGAGTATCTTTTATGAGCTTGAAGTTGGTGCTTATAGAGCTTGTTCCTTGACATTCAATATTTCCTTGATATCAAACTTCAATATCCTGTTGATGACAATTCCATTTAATGCAGACCGTGGGTACTACTCAGTGGAGACTGTCACACTCTTAGTTGCTCTGAAAGTTCGTTATAGAGATAGAATCACAATTCTTAGAGGAAATCATGAAAGTCGGCAAATTACTCAAGTGTAAGGCTTTTGTACGCTCGGATGAGCACATTGTTGCTAAGAGTACAAATTCTGTGGTTAAATATGTGGATTCTTGTTGTTTCATGGGAAATACATGATTTGGGAATTCTGTATCATAAAGGTTGTATAATAAAGTTTAATTTAAAAGACTTGGACAATTTAGTATGGGAGTCGCCACATACTTTAGTGGATATGTCTTTAGTTCTCACCTGGACATGGCTCTGCACTTTTCTCCATTCTTCTGTGCTTCACAACAGAAGAAGCATTCTGGTATTTATTTCCATTATCTGTAAGTCTATATTATTTGTCTTTCTGCTTGGCAGCAGTAGGTGCATATTCCAGCTCGCATACTTGAATACATACTTATGTGGTTAACTGGTGAATGAAACAGGCATAAGGTGGTATGAAAGAAGGGTTAGGGAAGGAATAAAGCTAGAAAGGATGGAACCAACAAGGTTTCTGTTTGTTGCATTTTGTCAAATTAACTTCTGTAATGTTGTGGTTCTTTTTGCAATGCCAACTGATCTTTTAAGGCataagtttttagtttttttctgTCCATACTAGTTTGGGATTATGCTGTTGAGAGTTGGTTATAGGTGAAAAGTATCATTGATGGTCAACCTTGGGGGACATGTGATATGTTTTTCCTgaatttcatttcctttcaaaagattttttttatccTCCCTTCAATTTGTCCGAAAGTTTTTTCTACAggatccgtttggattagctgttttgggggtgtttttgaaaaattttactgtagcagagtttttatagtatattttgggatatttttagaaaatattttgggatatttaagagtaaaagagtttttagaatatattttgggatattttttaaacattaaaaaaaatttagactactttttagagtaccttttagagtactttttaaaaattttattagcacttgaaaatctaatttttgaaaaactcttgaATCCAAACAGCCGTCTACCATAATCATTGTTGTGCGAAAAGTTAGAATCATTCCTGCAAATAATTTAAACTCATGTAAGGGTGGGGTTTGTGCGAGAGAATGTAAATGGAAGATGAATCATAAAGTTTAAGTCCCATATATCAGGATGTTTATCCCGGTGTCTTGCTTTAGCCTGGTTGAGTTATTTCTAGCCTATGCATCTTGCCTGGTCTTTTCTTCAGCAAGTGTCATATAGGGCCAGCAATTTTTATTTTCCCTAAGTAGTGATGATCTCTGAAATTCCATCTATTCGATTGTCATATTGTTCAGTCAAGCTTTGTGAGCCTCCTCTtatgacctttttattgttgtGGATGCGACAAATGAACCTTTCTTTTGCTTAATTAGAAGCAAGGGACCATACTGATTCATTTCAGGCCTGCTTCAGTATTAACAAATTGTTTGTTCCTAATGTCAGGTATGGTTTTTATGATGAATGCTTGAGGAAGTATGGAAATGCCAATGTCTGGAAGTATTTTACTGATCTTTTTGATTACCTCCCCCTGACAGCACTTATTGAGAGTCAGGTTTGAGCAGTAGTATGTGAATATGTGTGCTTAGTTAATCTCATTACCACTTCCAATAGCAATATTACTCTATTGTAGATCTTCTGTTTGCATGGAGGGCTTTCACCATCACTTGATACGCTAGATAATATTCGAGCCTTGGACCGCATACAGGAGGTACATTACTCTTAGCTTCAATTTCACGTACTTTAGCTGATGACCTTTTCTCTATATATATGACAAGTGGTTCCTTTGGCTTTATGTAAGGATTTTCGATCCCCTTCTGTTTTTGAATGTTCCCAAATCTACCTTtggtttctctctctttctttgagACGAACTCTCTTCTTTTACTTGTCTCGAATTTTGCTCAAAATTTTCTACCACTCCTAATGAGAATTTGGCTGGCAAATATGTTTGTGGTTGTATAGGTCCCACATGAAGGACCAATGTGCGACCTGTTATGGTCTGATCCTGATGATAGGTGTGGATGGGGCATATCACCTCGTGGGGCTGGCTACACTTTTGGACAGGATATTGCAGCTCAGTTCAACCACACCAATGGGCTTAGTCTGATTTCAAGAGCCCATCAGCTTGTCATGGAGGGCTATAACTGGTGTCAGGTTCGTTGACTGGGAAATGACCTCATTGCATCGTGCGTTACATAGTTTCTAATTATTCAATCTTGTTATTTTGTAGGAGAAGAATGTGGTGACTGTATTTAGTGCTCCAAACTATTGTTATCGGTGCGGAAATATGGCTGCAATCCTCGAAATTGGGGAGAACATGGAGCAAAATTTCCTCCAATTTGATCCAGCACCTCGTCAGATTGAACCTGACACCACAAGGAAAACCCCAGATTATTTTTTGTGAGCTTATTTTCCTGCCAGGTCTTTGTAGTCCTCGCTTGCTATTCTCTCTGTAGATGTGTCTAAAAAGAGGAGTTTTTGCTGTTTGAGGATTATTACTACCATGATAccatcattctttttttttgtggcgTTGCTCTGCTGCTGACTTTGATTATGTGCTCGGGATTCTTGCCCAAGAATTGATGGGAAGGCACCAAGTCTTTTGTCTTGTATATTTTTTTCCGGAATAGAAGGAAGCAGCAATAACATGACATGGTATATTGTGTTATGTAATGTCAGAATTTTTATTTTAGGACACAGGTCTCGGCACTATTCTGAGTCTGCGCTGCGTGTTTTGATGACTAATTATTTCAGCTAAATTTTCCGTGACGGATTAGAaacttcagtttttttttttttgccccaaaTAGTTCTGCCAAGAACCGGTCatttaaatcttaaaaaaagCATTCGGTGAATCTTGGTGTAGCACGGCGGTGTGTGCGTTGCCATGCGCCATCTGTTTCTCAGCAGCGTAGCGGAGCATTTAACTGCTGAGCATTTTACTGCTGAGTTGATATGATACTACAGAGCTCCTATCTTGGGTAGATGTAGCTTTCACCATGCAGGTGATAAATGAACGTCTCTCGCTTTATCTGCACAAGGGATTTCTACATTGTACTGGTTATGAATGAGTGTCTTGCATATCCGCGCACAGATTGAAGTTTAAGATGTATTCTCGGTtcagagaaaatattacagcaATGCCAACACTGGATCGGGAAAATCATGCTTAAAAAGGCATCTCGGATGGGATCCCTTCCAAAACCAAGCGTTCTACACCTAAACTTTGAACACAGTTAATATTAAATTACTGCGGCAACATTTTTTGCTAGCATAACTCGGAAGCAGCCACCTTGAAATGGCAATCAGATTACAGGTAAAGCAGGTAATTGGAGCGCAAATTACATGCAAAAAGGATTTGAAGAACCACGAATAAAAGTGATACAGGAAAGGAGGGAAGCAGGTTTTCGGGAAAATTCCTCAACTAATTCCTCCTTATGAATGACAGTGAGGGCCACGGAGCACTAATTTAAAACCTAGAATTATTAGGTACTCTGGCTTGTCCCCCTGGCACAGCGTTGGCTCTCTTCCTTCTGAAGTATATGGCTGAACCACTAATAAGCAGCAAACCGACCATAATCCCCTACATAGAGCAGATTTGACTACAAACATGAACAAGGGTGACAAAAAGCACTAAAAGCTTGTTTATTCTGTTGTTCATCTAAGGAAAAAGCTGCATATAATCACACGAAGTATTGGCATACAGAAGATCCGCATCTTTTTGATAAACCACAAAGGTACTAGTCTTCACGCACAAGCCCATGTCCCCAAACTTTACTCCTAGTCAGTACTGTCTACCCAACTAGCATCAAAAGGTTGACTAACTAAAGTTTATTTTCTCTCTGTTCAAtacaatttttgtttttttgtttttttttttggttcaaataCAATTTTTAATTATAGACTGAAGCACA from the Coffea arabica cultivar ET-39 chromosome 11e, Coffea Arabica ET-39 HiFi, whole genome shotgun sequence genome contains:
- the LOC140021697 gene encoding serine/threonine-protein phosphatase PP2A-2 catalytic subunit; this translates as MPSHADLDRQIEQLMECKPLTEAEVKTLCDQARAILVEEWNVQPVKCPVTVCGDIHGQFYDLIELFRIGGNAPDTNYLFMGDYVDRGYYSVETVTLLVALKVRYRDRITILRGNHESRQITQVYGFYDECLRKYGNANVWKYFTDLFDYLPLTALIESQIFCLHGGLSPSLDTLDNIRALDRIQEVPHEGPMCDLLWSDPDDRCGWGISPRGAGYTFGQDIAAQFNHTNGLSLISRAHQLVMEGYNWCQEKNVVTVFSAPNYCYRCGNMAAILEIGENMEQNFLQFDPAPRQIEPDTTRKTPDYFL